One Numida meleagris isolate 19003 breed g44 Domestic line chromosome 6, NumMel1.0, whole genome shotgun sequence genomic region harbors:
- the ERH gene encoding enhancer of rudimentary homolog yields MREGALAPPPLWSAVSAALPAGAGRCGGSSGASQSAAESAERSVMSHTILLVQPTKRPEGRTYADYESVNECMEGVCKMYEEHLKRMNPNSPSITYDISQLFDFIDDLADLSCLVYRADTQTYQPYNKDWIKEKIYVLLRRQAQQASK; encoded by the exons ATGCGCGAAGGCGCTCTGGCGCCACCACCTCTATGGTCGGCCGTTAGCGCGGCGCTTCCGGCGGGCGCGGGGCGTTGTGGGGGATCGTCGGGCGCCTCTCAGTCGGCGGCGGAGTCTGCAGAGCGGAGCGTGATG tctcaCACAATTCTACTTGTGCAGCCTACCAAGAGGCCAGAAGGCCGAACATACGCCGATTATGAATCGGTGAATGAGTGCATGGAAG GAGTCTGTAAAATGTATGAAGAGCATTTGAAGAGAATGAATCCCAACAGTCCATCCATTACATATGATATCAGCCAGTTGTTTGACTTCATTGATGACTTGGCAGACCTCAGCTGTCTTGT ttACCGTGCTGATACTCAGACATACCAACCATACAATAAAGACTGGATAAAGGAGAAGATTTACGTCCTCCTCCGCAGGCAGGCTcagcaagcaagcaaataa